The genomic stretch ttctgaaataattgacaaaaagtattgaactttttcatgatattctaattttttaagATGTTCCTGTATATAAAGCGCAATAGATCTCCATCCAAGCATAGTggcaaaaatattgtttcttaataaaaatgaataaagtcatcatcatcatcatcatcatcatcagcccAGTATTCATAAGCACAATCACTGTCTAATCTCTGGAAAACCCTGCAACAGTTAAACATAAACATCTCATGTCCTgttggatttattcaaacaCTGACTGAAATCATACTGggacgttgtttttttttacattattagaCTCTTACCATCACCCACCCATTAATCAGAAATAgattaaatgaattaatgaaccACATGACATCAAATTAAATTGTTCTTGGCAGTTATTATTCCCATGCTAAcactgctgcagacagacatgATGAGACCATCACAAATAGCTGAAATAACAGTAAaggttttgaccagcaggaggGTTTTTGTGCACATAAAGCCTcgagaaattaactttttttttaaaccaattgGATGAAAAGCTTCAAGTCTTTAAGTCTTCATGTGACCATCATTAGCTGTTAGCTCGCAGCTCTCTAACAGACAGGCTAACAACACGGTTATAGATGGAAACAATCTTCTACCAGTCCAATATTCACCTCCAGAGCTCTGTCATGTCTGTCTTACCATGTGAGGAGAAAACGAAGCCCTGCACCCAGTACAAGTCCAGTTTCTTCCATCCACGTTAGAGCAACATTAGGAAGGCAAGGACATCACACAGCGACCTGAGCACTtccgcttcttcttcttcttctgctgagTTTTTGTCGGTTGGCAGACCAACGTACAGGAGTAATACCGCCACCTGCTGGACTGGAGGTGGCGCAGCAGATTGACAGGAAATTAAGGAgaggataaaaaaatatatatatatttttttttaaataaataaataaataataataataataataataataataataataataataataataaaataaataaatgaattaataagattaaaaaataaatatataaataaatacaaaaataaaaataaattaagtaataataataatttcatgtatcttttatttatttctcgaggaatcattgagggcaacccctcatttacaatcaTGTCGAGagtcagagaaaacacaaaacagcacagataaaaccagtggcggttctaaaccagttttactgtgagggccaaggaggggccagtgtttaatcaggggGGCCCAATAAAAAccttcaaaacctttattttagcttatttaaaaatgtaatttaaacatatttggaaagatacaaatacattgattgaaacaaataCTTACCagtgagacttaccaacaataacaattattttgtacgacaatgacatttctcatttttgtgcacaattactttcttttattttaaaagcttttattgcacaattaaactattatacaatgtccacattctgggttcattttgtgtacaatgagatattgtttgaacagaaaataggtaagaattgtttcgttgttcatcgttataaattgataattttattattaatttgacacaggggccacagcagaatcaaaaatgcaaaaccagcagcaaacaaacaaaaaacagttattcAAAGACTTTAAGACGGATTTATATTGCACAAATAATTTGATTTcaagttttgaattttgtctttgactttattttttatgttgacattttgtatttgatattttaatgaatattttttaatttaaatttgaataagtgttgtttgaacattttggcacaaatctAACTCCATATAGATTGACAGGAAATTAAGGagataaataatagtaataataatgatcataataaaaaaataaaaaataaaaaataaaaaagtaataataaataataaaatcaagaCGAATAAACGATTTCACTGGAAAACGGGGGACAATAGTATCAATAAAAGCACATTACAATCCaaagataaataattaaatacaaaacTAAATTCTCTCTATAAGTCCTGTTTCCCTCGGCTAATTAAATAGAGGCTTGTTTTCTTGCATGATTTTTTCCCAATAAAAGTCTCTTTCTTTcagcatctttttaaaaaatgtttctattttttattgaacattgaAAATACAAACTTTCAACGAGgacaataacagtaataattagGGGATTcaaggaacaaaaagacacatattatcagacatttagtataaaaaaaccCCGAAACAGTCACAATTTCCTGTCATTCTACTGCTCCACCTCCACTCCAGTCCAGCaggtggcggtaatgcaccTGAACGTTAGTCTGCCAGCCGCCAAAaacaatagaagaagaagaacctcATGGTCGCATAATGATGACGTCGTGCCGTATGCGCCAAAGCACGCTGTCTACCAGGAGCTGCTgcttgtatgttgttgttttttaactctCTTTTCTTGCTCTGTTGAACTAATAAGATGGAGAAGAAAGTTACCGACAAGAAGCCTAAACCCGCCAAGATGGCCGGCGGCACCGACCCCGTTAAAAACTTtgagaaatggaagaaaaaatacaacaaaaccaAAGCTCGAGTGAAACGGGACAGAGCTCCGAAGAAACCCGAGTGGCAGGTGGAGAAGGACTACATAGATCGGCTGGTGAGCAGGTACGGACACATCACGTTTATTATGGAtactattaaagtaaaaataatacatttttaaaaagtgagagAGAATtacaagttatgtatgttaataatggtaataataagtttatatactactacattactatgtgttatacatacatatatataaatattattgttacatAAATATAGTAagttaacatagggagaagggatttaataagctttggcttcttcccactccttttgaacacaaataagtgttgagtcttgttgttgttgtcttgtatttattgttgttcgtttgtttttaattgttcatcttttattttgttttcaaataaattctcaatcagtCAAaaagtctgtcagcaagaaacactttaacattgtttgtcatttccatcagtcccacgtgaggctgatcattgctgagtgtagctttgatctgagtgacattatttacattttaccttaaacATCTAACCTGATAAAACATTGGTCAGTGTTCAGAGGACACAATCATGTCCAgatgcaaataataataaataatataatataatataaaggcattcctgtgcccctgagcaggacacagttcacagtataaatacacaatgcagcTTTTTGTTACACAGAGAAAACgcttgttgttattattattattattattattattagtgcatgtgtgtatctgtgcagacacaaacagctgtttaagtgactgacagctgatcagGCTGTGATCCTCTGGCGTCGTTACAAATCGACGTCCTCATTTTGCTTCTGTTTCTGCTGGTGAGCAGGTACGGAGACATCAAGCCCAAGGAGGCCGTCAAGTTCTCAGACTTCCCcatttctaagaagaccctgTTGGGCCTGCAGGGGGCCCAGTACAGACAGCCCACGGAGATCCAGAGACAGACGGTCGGCTTCGCCCTGCAGGGTAAAGACGTCCTCGGCGCGGCGAAGACCGGCTCCGGGAAGACTCTAGCGTTCCTCATCCCGGTGCTGGAGTGTCTGTACCGCCACCAGTGGACCTCCATGGACGGTCTGGGGGCCCTCATCATATCTCCCACCAGAGAGCTCGCGTACCAGACCTTCGAGGTTCTCCGCAAGGTGGGCAAGAACCACGAGTTCTCGGCGGGGCTCATCATCGGCGGCAAAGACCTGAGCAGCGAGTCTGAGAGGATCCACCGCACCAACATCGTGATCTGCACCCCGGGccggctgctgcagcacatggaCCAGACCCAGGCCTTCCACGCCTCCAGCCTCCACATGCTGGTCCTGGACGAGGCCGACCGCATCCTGGACATGGGCTTTGCTGACACGCTCAACGCCATCGTGGAGAACCTCCCCAAGACCAGACAGACGCTGCTGTTCTCCGCCACGCAGACCAAGTCGGTCAAAGACTTGGCCCGCCTCAGCCTCAAGGACCCGGAGTACGTGTGGGTCCACGAGAAGGCCAAGTTCAGCACGCCGGCCACCCTGGAGCAGAGCTACGTGGTGGTTCAGCTCCACCAGAAGGTCAACATGCTCTACTCCTTCATCAGGAGCCACCTGAAGAAGAAGATCATCGTCTTCTTCGCCTGCTGCAAAGAGGTCCAGTACATGTTCAGGTAGGGCCGAAGAGGTTTTCATCAtgtttcagagtatttttgcgataacgatatcgtcacactgttcaAATAATcacccaagtcattttttgtccaaatttttttttgcatagcctcctatggtaaaatcgcctacatcctcagtggatcagatcatgtgattttacccctttaagatcatcacttctttgacaatttgccacattcatatccatcagataagaacccagcaaacaagagctagagggagattgtttatttatcagttcagtttatcagtgttttattgttgacactaattttggttacactttattttgaaggtgtctacataagagtgatatgagtgtgtcataaacatgacatgggatgtgtcatgaacattaatgacactttgaagtaacattaatgctcatgatacttgtcatgtttttctttttttaataattttgtttctttttttggtaattttgtgtcttttttaaattttgtgtctttttctaataattttgtgtcttttttttgggtaattttgtgtcctttttttggtaattttgtgtcttttaaataattttgtttttttagtaattttgttgttttttttgtaattttgtgtctttttttaaagtaatttaggttttttttttttgtcattttgtgtcttttttttttttgtaattttgtgtcttttttttttttgtaattttgtgtctttttttggttattttaatactgcctccagaggcccccaggtaattagagtttgagacctgCTGTAATGGGAAACctttacgccactacatcaagaagtaggaatgttgccaatatcatgatatgcattttatttaccCATAAAACCGCTATAACTGTATGTCCAGGGTCTTCTGCCGCCTCCGACCCGGGATGCCCATCTTGGCTCTTCACgggaagcagcagcagatgaaGAGAGTGGAGGTCTACAACGACTTCCTCAGGAAGCAGAACGCCGTGCTCTTCGCCACCGACATCGCCGCCAGAGGCCTGGACTTCCCCAACATCAACTGGGTCCTTCAGTTCGACTGTCCCGAGGACGCAGACACCTACATCCACCGGGTCGGACGCACCGCCAGGTacaaggagggaggagaggctctgctgctgctgctcccctCAGAGGAGCAGGGCATGCTGGGCCAGCTGCAGGACAAGAAGGTCCCCATCAACAAGATCcaggtaggacacacacacacacacacacatacacacacatacagagagagagagacacacacacacacagagacacacacacacacacacacacacacacacacacacagacaaggaGCAAAAACCACCAatctacaggtacatctaaaaaaaaaaaatagaatatcgtgaaaaagttcatttttttttgtcagtcatttcagaaagtgaaactcgtatattatatagattaattacacagagtgaaatatttcaagcctgtactgccctacaaagtctaactgcagtaactacatttttggttaaaattgagttataactaaaaatgaaaactCCTTGacatctgttttatcttgtgataaagttttagatttcaattttgctttacttcagagaaataatgatgtaaaaatcacaaaatccaactcgaaaccaagcagtaattgcacttaccacagtctgctttgaaaactaatttaaacataaaataatataaattatacgtttatttaatagggaaacatttttttcaacacaaaccactgagtcacacactagagcagctggagccaaaagctgcttctcctcctttttgtaagttttttctaagagcatgatggggaaaaacTGCATGgtagtaaaaaaaactgctaaaagaatctagttgtagtcttgtaaatagtttccctgcaagattgacagtctgtctaaaatctcagtctgagattctttagatgtgagcaggtgtgacacgatagttttccaggagtcttttccaaatcttttcaaagtcttctgatgtctAGGTAGCATTATGTGCGTGATGCACCCAGATTTCAAAATTGATTAGGATTTTAAAACTGTAGTCTGAGCCCAGTTTATCTGGTattctgtggtgtttttgtgtgtgagggAAAGAAATGAGCATGATGATCACAAAATAAGAACCCCTCATCAGAATATTTCTGAGTAGCACACAATCAAAAGAGAGACGGACAACATGTGTAttaattgattttgttttgttcaggtGAACCCAGAGAAGCTGCAGGATGTGGGTCAGAAGCTGGAGGCCTTCCTGGCGCAGGAGAAGCAGCAGAAGGAGAGAGCTCAGAGGTGTTTCGTGTCCTACCTGCGCTCCGTCTACCTGATGAAGAACAAAGACGTGTTCGACGTCTTTAAGCTCCAGATTGAGGAGTACGCCGCTTCTCTGGGCCTCGCCGTGGCTCCCAGGGTCCGTTTCTTAAGTAAAGCTTTTGCACAAAAAGCTGAGAACAAAagacagggagaggaggaggaggaggagtctgaggaggaggaggagctgagcaGCTTTAAGGCCCAGCTGAAAGGAAACATCTCTAAAGACAAAAGTCAGAGCTCAGATTCAGAGGATGATGATGAGAGTGATAATGATCCCAAGATCCGACTGTTGGGTGCAGATGACAACAAGGACGACTATGATCTGAGAGACTTGGACCTGCTGACGGTGAAGAGGAAGGACGTCTTTAATCTGacgggagaggaggaggagcaggaggaggaaccaGCTCAGAGCTCCAGAAAGAAAACGGAGAGAGAAACAAAGTTCAAAGAAGCCAAAAAAGCCCTCAAGAGAAACTTCCAAGTCAACACCAAAGTGGCGTTCAGCGAAGAAGGAAAGGCGGTGCAGCTGTGGCCTCCGGTCCAGAGGGCGGCGACGGgagaccaggaggaggaggaggaggaggaggaggtgtcagGGATCGACCTGGAGAAGGCCAGGGAGAGGCTGAAACGGGAGGACCAGGAGTTCGACAAGCAGGAGTACAGCCGCAAGGTGAAGgccaaacacagagagaagaggCTGAAGGCCAAGGCAGCCAGGAGGGAGGCCAGCAAGCAGGCGGGACACAAatctgaggaagaggaggacgaagAGGACGAGGTGGTGGCATACCTCGCCAATCACAGCGAAGACGAGTTTGACCCCAGCACCCTGCCAGATCCTGACAAACTGCACTCtgaggaagacgaggaggaggagacaacgTACGGCAAACGGCAGCACAGCAGtgatgaagaagaggaagaggaggagcgcCCAGtggggaagaggaagagagcgaGGCAGCAGGATGAGGAGCACACGCTGCTGGACACGGGTCTGTCTCTGGCTCAGGATGAGGAGTTAGTGTTACACCTGCTGGGAGGACACAAGTAGAGACACAGAGACTAGAGTCTGTTAATCTAGTCAGTGTTCAGTTAAAGGAGAATAGTACATGTACAGGAACATCTCAAAAAactagaatattgtgaaaaagttcaatagtttttgtcagttatttcggaaagtgaaacttgtatattatatagtttcattacacatatatttaaatattttgagcctgtatttcttgtaattttgattattgtggcagataatgaaaacacaaaactcataAGCATTTATAAAACCAACAATAAATGACCCTGATGCTGTTTTTACAGTTGTACGTTTTTGTACAGTGCCTGTTTCATTCCCATTACTGCAGCTTGTGAAGTTTAACAGTGTGATTTCACAAAACAGTTTATgtactaattattattattattattattattattattattattatcattaataataacTCATATTGATTCAGACGCTCTGTGGAGTATTCTTGTAAACAAAGAGATGTTTACGTTGATTGTTACTCCTCCAAATGTGATCATTTGAGCCAAATGGCTTTTCAGCACAGGAGATTTGATATCAGTTTAATTTTCATACTTTTGGATGTTTGAATCTGCAGTCGAGTGTCAAAGAGCTGGGtgggttttctttttctcccttaAAGTTCTTGTGTGCCGGCTCATAATCTTCTTCAGAGGGACTTGAGGTCCTGTAATTACTATTATGTAttgaatatttaacatgttGTTACTATATTTGCTCATGTAATCAAAGTAATTTAATGTCATGTTGGATAttgaatatattaaataatttctATTGCTCATTTCAGTATTCAGTTTAATGGTTTGAAAGTAATTAATTTTATCTTAAAAGTTTAATACCACATTCATGAGTGCTGCAGTTTTTTTGAGAATTGTGCACATAAGAGTCAGAGGGTTCgtaacaagtctccagaagaaTTAAGTTGTGATCTGACCTGCCAAGTGGTGGCAAGGCAGAAGCTCTGTAAGCTTCTTTGACATTAGCATAAAGCAgatcaagggttttattttctctggtgggaCAATTAACAAACAACGCTGCTCTACACTCAGCCTTTGtccttttaaaataacaaagaaatgaTGGAAAGATTTCAGTCGGGCTTCAGAAAGCACAGAGTCAGCTCTACGATCTAACGATTTACTGCTTTCTGGAAATAATAATATGCACTAATAGGTTTATTTAGCTACTCACATGGATCTGTGGTGTAATACAATGTTGCAGACTTCAGCTGTAGTTTTAAGTGTTGAGCTGTGAATGAACACTTGTCTGGTCCGGATGTTTGATTGGGTAGTTTGTGAAAACTTCAGCACTccagattctgacagaaatgagAAGCCGAGCATGTGAACTCTTGCATTCTTCTTTATgtttactagtgcagtgcctgtaggaagtatctTTCCGTCcatattatgcttagctgtcagttaataaagttttgtttttactgttttcaatggatcaaactgatgcataAGAAAGGGTttaaatctccacttagcatgctaatggtgagatagcacactacgcagtatgctgcactaaaagtacattaacatgaacacagttagctgatatactatattgcatgtaagtatctcatatcaaatgattatgggcattacgctaagcaacatgaatgtcatcactgaattacatagtaatgcaacataagaagtgaataaagctaaatctccacttagcatgctaatcgcgctaCATCAACGTCTGCagctccataaaacacttacttttcataaggtaccacaccatccagcacatacacattgaacattgatattcactggaaattattagaatattattggaaaatcgaaccttgtagccactttaaaactcctaaagataggtaggctaaatagacttccagatgagatgagtcagggtggaaatccagagtgaattgtgttactgaccaggtgtaggcctatcacacaatggggcggagctcccctaaaagggggcggagcttctctaaaaggcgtccgatcggaaacagtgcaatgccgcaacacgtcctacgtaaataatgatatttagaaaaatgaattaaaaaatcttcaaaattgaggatgcacaccttcgtgccatgcgaaCGCCACATaagaaatctgaggtcagtctgactaacggtcagagagatatgaactagacacacacacgcacacactgacgcttcttgctttatcgATAGATGCTGCATGCAGTATACAGGGATTAGTTGAtgagtaacacacacacccagactgCAGATTGTGACTGGTCTGGACTGTGAACATTGAACACAATTAGAGTaaagtgtgtgtacgtgtgtgtgtgtgtgtgtgtgtgtgtgtgtgtgtctcaggagTCCAGTCTAGCTGAAGGTCCAGTCCTACTGTCCAGTGTTGAGCCTGCTGGTCTGTTTTATTCAGGATGAATCTGTCTTTCCTCCTGTTGTCCGTGCTGCTGTCGGCCTCGAGCTGCTCAGCTGACAAAGGTACAActcttctatttattttctgtggACAGTAAATGGTGTGTTTGGGTTTGTGTTCCTCATTCAAGTAAGAAATGACAACTGCAGCCGAAAtagttttctctttgttttcaaCCTGCCAATGTGTGGTACTGCAGCATTCGTCTtcatatttttctcaaaatattgtgaGTTGTTATCAAAATTATGTAATGTTGTGTCACAAAATGAGAACACTCAAAACAACTCCATTTAAATATAACAGATTTTTTcctgaaatatttttaatgctctcttttttacatttacttttgtctctctcactcttgtAAACCACAatagacttttttctctcttgtaactttactaaaaaaaaagttcttattTAAAGTGGCCAAAGATTcagatttagaaatgttaacatgactaaaaaaatttACTCATTTCAAATACGGCAGTGCTGTTACTATATGCTGTTA from Centropristis striata isolate RG_2023a ecotype Rhode Island chromosome 9, C.striata_1.0, whole genome shotgun sequence encodes the following:
- the ddx10 gene encoding probable ATP-dependent RNA helicase DDX10: MEKKVTDKKPKPAKMAGGTDPVKNFEKWKKKYNKTKARVKRDRAPKKPEWQVEKDYIDRLVSRYGDIKPKEAVKFSDFPISKKTLLGLQGAQYRQPTEIQRQTVGFALQGKDVLGAAKTGSGKTLAFLIPVLECLYRHQWTSMDGLGALIISPTRELAYQTFEVLRKVGKNHEFSAGLIIGGKDLSSESERIHRTNIVICTPGRLLQHMDQTQAFHASSLHMLVLDEADRILDMGFADTLNAIVENLPKTRQTLLFSATQTKSVKDLARLSLKDPEYVWVHEKAKFSTPATLEQSYVVVQLHQKVNMLYSFIRSHLKKKIIVFFACCKEVQYMFRVFCRLRPGMPILALHGKQQQMKRVEVYNDFLRKQNAVLFATDIAARGLDFPNINWVLQFDCPEDADTYIHRVGRTARYKEGGEALLLLLPSEEQGMLGQLQDKKVPINKIQVNPEKLQDVGQKLEAFLAQEKQQKERAQRCFVSYLRSVYLMKNKDVFDVFKLQIEEYAASLGLAVAPRVRFLSKAFAQKAENKRQGEEEEEESEEEEELSSFKAQLKGNISKDKSQSSDSEDDDESDNDPKIRLLGADDNKDDYDLRDLDLLTVKRKDVFNLTGEEEEQEEEPAQSSRKKTERETKFKEAKKALKRNFQVNTKVAFSEEGKAVQLWPPVQRAATGDQEEEEEEEEVSGIDLEKARERLKREDQEFDKQEYSRKVKAKHREKRLKAKAARREASKQAGHKSEEEEDEEDEVVAYLANHSEDEFDPSTLPDPDKLHSEEDEEEETTYGKRQHSSDEEEEEEERPVGKRKRARQQDEEHTLLDTGLSLAQDEELVLHLLGGHK